A window of Pseudophryne corroboree isolate aPseCor3 chromosome 12, aPseCor3.hap2, whole genome shotgun sequence contains these coding sequences:
- the NDUFB1 gene encoding NADH dehydrogenase [ubiquinone] 1 beta subcomplex subunit 1: MVNVVRYIREMWTYALLPAGFAIGLYFDRWNDSRLTQFRNKSQLFQRELKPGEVPWR, from the exons ATGGTGAACGTTGTCCGTTACATACGGGAGATGTGGACCTATGCGTTGCTGCCTGCAGGATTTGCCATTGGATTGTATTTTGATCGATGGAATGATTCCAGGTTGACTCAATTCAGAAATAAAAGCCAACTCTTCCAAAG GGAACTGAAACCAGGTGAAGTGCCGTGGAGATGA